ATTTTGTATCGTAATATCTGTTGTTTTCTGGTGCTTTAAAATAAATATCGTAAGCGGAATATCCTGACCTCGTCCCGATTAAGGTTGGGATTTGATAAAAAACCGGTTTTGCTGCACTCCCTAAATTTGCAAGATCCTGATATTTCCATCCACTCTTCGCTACCGTGTCATAATTATGAAAATTGTTTAGGATAGTATCCTGAGGATAAAGAATCAAATTATTTCTTTTGATATCTTTTTCGAAAAAGAAAAGTGATGTTTTCGGTCCATACACCTGCTTGGTACTATCATCCAAAAGTGGTCGCCTACCCTCTACTTCTTCCTCTTCTTCACCCTCTTGGTTGACCAACTCTCTATTCCTTTGTTGGTTGTTGGTATTGGTGATCGGCCGCTGTGCCAAAGCATCCAGCGACAGGCCCAAAACCATGATGATGAATAAACCGAGAACTCTGATTTTCACAATTTCTTTCACTTTTGAAGAATTACCTGATCGATAAGTCTTTCTAGTTGTTGCGCATCTTCAGTGGGAAATTCCACTTGAATTGGCAGGACAAAAATCGGAATTTCTCTTAGAATTCCTTCCTGAGCAGAAAATTTAACTTTTACCGCATCTTTTTCCGTAGTGAGAATAACTGGATTTCGAGATTTATATTTTAGGTATAAGCTCCTAATTTTCTCAAAATCGCTATCCTGATATTCGTAGTGATCAGAAAAAGTTAAGACATCTAACATTTCGAAATGTTCTGAAACATGAGCTTTTAGATGCGAATCACTTGCGAGACCGCTAAACAGAATCACCTGAGGATGAAATTCTATTTCTTGCCCCAAAGCATAGGGCTCACCATACCCAATTCCACTGAATAAAACAGGAACATCGGTATCAACATATTTCTTTATCATTTGGTGATATTGTCCCTTTATTTTTTCATTTGCATGGTTTGGAGTTTTAGTCACAACCACCATATCTGCCCTTGAAGCTCCTGAGCGACTTTCCCTTAACCTTCCCATGGGAAGTAAATAATCAGCAAAAAAAGGCCTGTCAAATGTGGTTAGAAGAATACTAAGGTCTGCCTGAACGTAGCGATGCTGAAAAGCATCATCCATGACAACCAAGTCCACATCAGGGAAATTGCTAGAAATCTTTTGGAAGGCTTCCAACCTCTTTTCGCCAACAAACACAGAAATTTCTTTTCCGAATTTTTGAAAAATCTGAAATGGTTCATCACCAATTTGTGCCGGGCTACTCGAAAAATCGGCTTTTAAAAAGCCAGAACTTTTTCTTCCATAACCTCTGCTTAAAGTGGCCAACTTTCTTTGATTCTTTATGTTCCTAATCAGATACTCTACCATAGGGGTTTTGCCTGTTCCTCCTACGCTGAGGTTTCCTACCAAAATACTAGGAATGGGCGTAGGTGTACTTTTCAACCAGCCAAGGTCAAAAAGCCAATTTCTGATTTTAGTGATCAGATTATAAAGCACTGAAAACGGATAAAGCAAAAAAGCGTAAGGGCGCATTCCTGAGAATTACTAATTTTGATCAAATAAACATAAAAATTATGGGATACAAGATTGGAGAACTGATTTCGTGGTTGGAATCTTTTGCACCACCAGCCTATCAGGAATCCTACGATAACGCAACTCTGATCACTGGAGACAGAAAGTCCGAATTGACGGGCGTTCTCTGTACTCTGGATTGTACAGAAAATGTGGTCGATGAAGCAATAGAATTGGGAGCGAATTTGATCGTTGCCCATCACCCCATTGTCTTCCGAGGATTAAAAAGCTTTACCGGTCGAAACTATGTAGAGCGAACAGTGATCAAAGCAATCAAAAACGACATTGCTATTTTTGCCATCCACACGAATTTAGACCATGTCGCAGCAGGCGTAAATAAAAGAATATCAGATAGATTAGGTTTATTAAAAACCAAAATTCTACAACCTAAAAAGCAGCTTTTAAGCAAGTTGGAATTTTTCGTTCCCAATGAACAAAAATCCAAGGTCCTAGATGCAATTTTTAAAGCAGGAGCAGGAAAAATTGGAGAGTATTCCGATTGCTCTTTTCAAACCTTAGGAACAGGGACTTTTACTCCTTCAGAAAAAGCGAATCCAAGTATCGGAGAAAAAGGAAAGCCCGAACAAGTGGATGAAACCAAAGTAGAAGTTTTGGTATCCAATCATTTGCTGGGAAAGGTGCTTGGTGTATTGAAACAAAGTCATCCTTACGAGGAAGTTGCCTATTACGTAAGCAATATTGAAAATGAAAACCAAGAGGTCGGCGCAGGCATGGTTGGTGAATTGGAAATGGAGATGGAAGAAATTGAATTTTTGGACTACCTCAAAGACAAAATGAACCTAAAAGTCTTGAAACACACCGGGCTTTTGCAAAAGAAAATCAAGAAAGTTGCTGTTTGTGGCGGGGCTGGAATATTTTTACTCAACCAAGCCAAAAAAGTGAAAGCAGACGTATTTATCACCTCAGACGTGAAATACCACGAGTTTTTTGATGTAGAAGAGCAATTAATTCTTTGTGATATTGGGCATTATGAAAGTGAAATTTTCACAAAAGAATTACTTGGGGAGCTATTGTCACAAAATTTTCCTAATATTGCACTCTATTTGACGAAAGTAGTTACAAATCCCACATCCTACCGATAGTACATGGAAAGTACAGTAGCACAAAAGCTCGAGGCTATACATAACCTTCAACTCATTGATTCAAGACTTGATGCACTAATTAAAGTAAGAGGTGCTCTTCCTGAGGAAGTTCAAGATCTAGAAGACGAGATTGCTGGCTATGAAACCCGTTTGGATAAGTTCCAAGCTGAGATTGAAGCATACGAAGAGGAGATCAAAACCCTCAAGGACAACATCAAGGAATCTGAGAAACTTATCAAGAAGTATCAGGAGCAGCAGATGAATGTTCGAAACAACAGAGAATACGATGCCATCACCAAGGAGTTGGAGTTACAAGACTTGGAGATCCAGGTATCAAAGAAGAAAATCTCTGAAGCTTCAGTCAAAATCGATCAGAAAAAAGTTGACCTTGATGAGTTAAATGCAATCATGAAGGATCGCCAGAAAGATCTTGATCTTAAGAAAAGCGAACTTTCTACCATTATCTCTGAAAGTGAGTCAGAAGAAGCGAAACTTAATAATGACCGCGAAAAGGCCATTAAAAAAGTGGAACCTCGATTAGTTAAATCTTACGAGAGAATCCGAAATAACGCTAAAAACGGACTTGCCGTAGTTATGGTCAAAAGAGGAGCTTGCGGAGGTTGTTTCAA
Above is a window of Algoriphagus machipongonensis DNA encoding:
- the lpxK gene encoding tetraacyldisaccharide 4'-kinase, with translation MRPYAFLLYPFSVLYNLITKIRNWLFDLGWLKSTPTPIPSILVGNLSVGGTGKTPMVEYLIRNIKNQRKLATLSRGYGRKSSGFLKADFSSSPAQIGDEPFQIFQKFGKEISVFVGEKRLEAFQKISSNFPDVDLVVMDDAFQHRYVQADLSILLTTFDRPFFADYLLPMGRLRESRSGASRADMVVVTKTPNHANEKIKGQYHQMIKKYVDTDVPVLFSGIGYGEPYALGQEIEFHPQVILFSGLASDSHLKAHVSEHFEMLDVLTFSDHYEYQDSDFEKIRSLYLKYKSRNPVILTTEKDAVKVKFSAQEGILREIPIFVLPIQVEFPTEDAQQLERLIDQVILQK
- a CDS encoding Nif3-like dinuclear metal center hexameric protein, whose amino-acid sequence is MGYKIGELISWLESFAPPAYQESYDNATLITGDRKSELTGVLCTLDCTENVVDEAIELGANLIVAHHPIVFRGLKSFTGRNYVERTVIKAIKNDIAIFAIHTNLDHVAAGVNKRISDRLGLLKTKILQPKKQLLSKLEFFVPNEQKSKVLDAIFKAGAGKIGEYSDCSFQTLGTGTFTPSEKANPSIGEKGKPEQVDETKVEVLVSNHLLGKVLGVLKQSHPYEEVAYYVSNIENENQEVGAGMVGELEMEMEEIEFLDYLKDKMNLKVLKHTGLLQKKIKKVAVCGGAGIFLLNQAKKVKADVFITSDVKYHEFFDVEEQLILCDIGHYESEIFTKELLGELLSQNFPNIALYLTKVVTNPTSYR
- a CDS encoding zinc ribbon domain-containing protein; protein product: MESTVAQKLEAIHNLQLIDSRLDALIKVRGALPEEVQDLEDEIAGYETRLDKFQAEIEAYEEEIKTLKDNIKESEKLIKKYQEQQMNVRNNREYDAITKELELQDLEIQVSKKKISEASVKIDQKKVDLDELNAIMKDRQKDLDLKKSELSTIISESESEEAKLNNDREKAIKKVEPRLVKSYERIRNNAKNGLAVVMVKRGACGGCFNTVPPQRQADIREKKKLIVCEHCGRILAGVEDVIEEPPPPKKRRSKA